One window of the Natrinema sp. CBA1119 genome contains the following:
- a CDS encoding nitrate/nitrite transporter has product MLELWSGGRGKVLTAVAGGWFLSVGVRMIYPVMLPSLRSAYGLNLTTAGLLLTVLFLAYAFGQFPGGVLADRFGERFTLTASAVISAGTLTLVITARSAIVLFVATALFGFGTALYAVGRYTVLSRLYSERLGAANGVTAASQDAGQSILPPIASVLAATYLWTYGFGFVIPLFILAAVALWLVIPIRSTSTSNGDSGFSRDDLTELRSALRRPTIVSATAALILGLVVWQAFTSFYPTYLIEEKGLSATVASLLFGTFFALGICIKPLSGVAYDRFGIRRSLVIVASGPTIALVMLPFVDGLWGLVAVTALVSTLLGFATVLEPSLLRSLPADIRGTGFGILRSIGFTIGAISPVLFGAAAERGFFDEGFTILAVFAAGMLLLAFRIPEN; this is encoded by the coding sequence GTGCTCGAACTATGGAGTGGCGGACGCGGAAAGGTACTCACCGCGGTCGCCGGCGGCTGGTTTCTCTCCGTCGGCGTGCGGATGATCTATCCGGTCATGCTCCCGTCACTACGGTCGGCCTACGGACTTAACCTGACGACCGCCGGACTCCTGCTGACGGTGTTGTTCCTCGCCTACGCGTTCGGCCAATTTCCGGGCGGTGTCCTCGCGGATCGTTTCGGAGAGCGATTCACGCTCACGGCCAGCGCGGTGATCTCCGCCGGAACGCTGACCCTCGTCATCACCGCCAGATCCGCGATCGTCCTCTTCGTCGCGACGGCGCTGTTCGGGTTCGGAACGGCACTGTATGCAGTCGGTCGATACACCGTCCTCTCCCGGCTCTACTCGGAGCGACTCGGCGCTGCGAACGGTGTGACGGCCGCTTCACAGGACGCCGGCCAGTCGATCCTTCCCCCGATCGCCAGCGTGCTCGCGGCGACGTACCTCTGGACGTACGGATTCGGTTTCGTGATTCCGCTGTTCATACTCGCGGCCGTCGCCCTCTGGCTCGTCATTCCGATTCGTTCCACGAGTACGTCGAACGGCGACTCGGGCTTCAGTCGGGACGACCTCACGGAACTCAGATCGGCGTTGAGACGGCCGACGATCGTCTCCGCGACGGCGGCGTTGATCCTCGGCCTCGTCGTCTGGCAGGCCTTTACGAGCTTCTACCCGACGTATCTGATCGAGGAGAAAGGGCTTTCGGCGACCGTCGCCAGTCTCCTGTTTGGGACGTTCTTCGCGCTCGGCATTTGTATCAAGCCGCTCTCCGGGGTGGCGTACGATCGATTCGGCATCCGGCGGTCGCTCGTGATCGTCGCGAGCGGTCCGACGATCGCCCTCGTCATGTTGCCGTTCGTCGACGGACTCTGGGGTCTCGTCGCGGTTACGGCGCTCGTGAGCACCCTGCTCGGCTTCGCGACGGTCCTCGAGCCGTCGTTGCTTCGCTCCCTCCCTGCGGATATCCGCGGCACGGGGTTCGGAATTCTCCGATCCATCGGGTTCACGATCGGCGCGATTAGCCCCGTGCTGTTCGGAGCGGCGGCAGAACGCGGCTTCTTCGACGAGGGGTTCACGATACTGGCCGTCTTCGCGGCCGGAATGCTCCTCCTGGCGTTTCGAATTCCCGAGAATTAA
- a CDS encoding MFS transporter codes for MNSRTDWKYRHTVLVLCMFAFFVTYFARLLVSPVVPFIIEDFNVSNTQIGISLSGMWIAYGLTQFPSGVFAERFGEKRIIAVAVGGTAVTSLLAAIAPLFVVFAACVVLLGGVAGLHYSVATTLLSRTYDDIGTALGLHSFGAPLAGLLAPVMASWVGIRYGWRPAVALAVLVAVPIFVLFTWRIRPTEPRHPERSMREQFAIAPLLEYLSRPQIAFTLLIAIIATFAVNGIVTFLPTFLVEHRAQSPALAGLVFSAYFVVRGGAQIGVGVLSDRVGRDFAVATCLIAGAGGLALFVAGPGLVAVALGVLLFGIGSSFFASLEPRFMDVLGDDERGAGFGLVRTVYVVFGSTGSFGVGLLADLFGWGVSYSVLAGLCALAFGAVVCNSVLDLGY; via the coding sequence ATGAACTCGAGAACGGACTGGAAATATCGTCACACGGTCCTCGTCCTCTGTATGTTCGCGTTTTTCGTGACGTACTTCGCCCGTCTACTCGTCAGCCCGGTTGTTCCGTTCATCATCGAGGATTTCAACGTCTCGAACACGCAGATCGGGATCTCGCTTTCCGGCATGTGGATCGCCTACGGGCTGACGCAGTTCCCGAGCGGCGTCTTCGCGGAACGCTTCGGTGAGAAACGCATTATCGCGGTCGCGGTGGGCGGGACGGCAGTTACTAGTCTCCTGGCCGCTATCGCGCCCCTGTTCGTGGTGTTCGCCGCGTGCGTCGTCCTCCTCGGTGGCGTTGCCGGCCTTCACTACAGCGTCGCGACGACGCTGCTCTCTCGCACCTACGACGATATCGGGACCGCGCTCGGCCTCCACTCCTTCGGAGCGCCCCTGGCCGGCCTGCTCGCCCCGGTCATGGCCTCCTGGGTGGGTATTCGGTACGGGTGGCGGCCCGCCGTCGCGCTGGCCGTCCTGGTCGCAGTTCCGATCTTCGTACTCTTCACGTGGCGGATCCGGCCCACCGAGCCGCGCCACCCCGAGCGATCGATGCGGGAGCAGTTCGCCATCGCTCCGCTCCTGGAGTATCTTTCGAGACCGCAGATCGCCTTCACCCTTCTCATCGCGATCATCGCGACGTTCGCGGTCAACGGAATCGTCACGTTTCTGCCGACGTTTCTCGTCGAACACCGCGCGCAGTCACCGGCGCTGGCGGGTCTCGTTTTCTCCGCGTACTTCGTCGTCAGGGGCGGCGCTCAGATCGGCGTCGGCGTCCTCTCAGATCGAGTCGGCCGAGACTTCGCTGTCGCGACCTGCCTGATCGCCGGAGCGGGCGGGCTCGCGCTGTTCGTTGCCGGTCCCGGTCTCGTCGCGGTCGCGCTCGGTGTCCTGTTGTTCGGCATCGGCTCGAGCTTTTTCGCCTCGCTGGAACCGCGATTCATGGACGTGCTGGGTGACGACGAGCGGGGCGCGGGGTTCGGACTCGTCCGGACAGTGTACGTGGTCTTCGGCTCAACCGGATCGTTCGGTGTCGGCCTCCTCGCCGATCTGTTCGGGTGGGGCGTATCGTACAGCGTCCTGGCGGGACTCTGCGCACTCGCGTTCGGAGCCGTCGTCTGCAACTCCGTTCTCGATCTGGGGTACTGA
- a CDS encoding 3-hydroxyacyl-CoA dehydrogenase encodes MVVDSDTIETVAVIGSGQMGRGIAAVAALSGYETTVNDIDEEQLVEAREEIEWSYEKTVESGNATQAEVDGAIDRLEFTTDLEEAVGDADFVTEAAVEQQSVKEDIFEDLDDVAPPEALLATNTSGLNITRLAEVTDRPSQVVGTHWFNPPMLMDLVEVIMTEHTPDSVGDTAEALIESFDKTPIRCKIDIPSFIVNRLMRPYGEGPAWMVYRGEYAIEEIDSAMKFKEGFPMGPFELADFTGGIQVRIEGEQDHLEDDRPMSYDTEVCPILHQLYEKGRYGRKADAGYYDYDERDEPQISVDAGQGFDTLLVWAPIVNEAAKMVQNDVASVEDIDTGARLGGNWPVGPLEKADQVGLDVVVEKLTEVASRHEDTNKLAETLPCDLLVEKAKNGDTFY; translated from the coding sequence ATGGTAGTAGATAGTGACACCATCGAGACTGTCGCAGTGATCGGGAGCGGTCAAATGGGACGCGGAATCGCCGCCGTCGCCGCGTTATCCGGCTACGAGACCACAGTCAACGACATCGACGAAGAACAACTCGTGGAGGCCAGAGAGGAGATCGAATGGTCGTACGAGAAGACCGTCGAAAGCGGGAACGCGACCCAGGCGGAAGTCGACGGTGCGATCGACCGACTCGAGTTCACGACCGATCTCGAGGAGGCAGTCGGCGACGCGGACTTCGTCACCGAGGCGGCGGTCGAGCAGCAGTCGGTGAAAGAGGATATCTTCGAGGATCTCGATGACGTCGCACCGCCGGAGGCCCTCCTCGCGACGAACACGTCGGGGCTCAACATCACCCGGCTCGCCGAAGTGACCGATCGCCCGTCACAGGTCGTCGGAACGCACTGGTTCAATCCCCCGATGCTGATGGATCTGGTCGAGGTCATTATGACCGAACACACGCCCGATTCCGTCGGCGACACCGCGGAAGCGCTCATCGAATCGTTCGACAAAACGCCGATCCGGTGTAAGATCGACATTCCCTCGTTCATCGTCAATCGACTGATGCGTCCCTACGGTGAAGGCCCCGCGTGGATGGTCTATCGCGGCGAATACGCGATCGAGGAGATCGACTCCGCGATGAAGTTCAAAGAGGGATTCCCGATGGGGCCGTTCGAACTCGCCGACTTCACGGGCGGGATACAGGTTCGAATCGAAGGGGAACAGGACCACCTCGAGGACGATCGACCGATGTCCTACGATACGGAGGTCTGCCCCATTCTGCATCAGCTGTACGAAAAGGGGCGATACGGACGCAAGGCCGACGCGGGCTACTACGACTACGACGAACGTGACGAACCGCAGATCTCGGTCGACGCGGGCCAAGGCTTCGATACGCTGCTCGTCTGGGCCCCGATCGTCAACGAAGCGGCCAAGATGGTCCAAAACGACGTCGCGAGCGTCGAAGATATCGACACCGGCGCTCGACTCGGCGGTAACTGGCCGGTCGGACCGCTCGAAAAGGCGGACCAGGTCGGCCTCGACGTCGTCGTCGAGAAACTGACCGAAGTCGCCAGCCGACACGAGGACACGAACAAACTCGCCGAAACGCTCCCGTGTGACCTGCTCGTCGAGAAGGCGAAGAACGGCGACACGTTCTACTGA
- a CDS encoding cupin domain-containing protein yields MAFLYASRRRGGALFSRVSVDDLELRSVDDLDQRGKAVGYDLQPEAMRPNSWVFEQGDTGNRHHHREQEELYLAFDGRFRLKIGDETIELEAKDVVVVSPEEWRQVTALEDGTLFVGAPNVADDGVCEDD; encoded by the coding sequence TTGGCGTTTCTTTATGCTTCTCGTCGTCGAGGCGGGGCCCTGTTCAGCCGAGTCAGCGTCGACGACCTCGAGTTGCGGAGCGTCGACGACCTCGATCAGCGAGGGAAAGCGGTCGGGTACGACCTCCAACCGGAAGCGATGCGACCGAACAGCTGGGTGTTTGAACAAGGGGACACCGGCAACCGCCATCACCACCGCGAGCAGGAGGAGCTGTACCTCGCCTTCGACGGCCGGTTCCGACTAAAAATCGGCGACGAAACGATCGAACTCGAGGCCAAAGACGTCGTGGTCGTCTCGCCGGAGGAGTGGCGGCAGGTGACGGCGCTCGAGGACGGAACGCTGTTCGTCGGTGCACCGAACGTCGCGGACGATGGCGTTTGCGAGGACGACTGA
- a CDS encoding TRAP transporter fused permease subunit, whose protein sequence is MREIEEAIDDSGETVADPSGKGGKRVLTDEIDVVSSRLQRWFDRSSTIWRRNVRPVITRANPVVCLLLAIVAVGATAYVEHNFDRLLSDAPIMGWSQTDLLIGVVIILLAVDATYRAYGKAIAAVVAGSLLYATTMIGPLLPGVFGHSGLGWEQISRNGAIGLSGVYGFILTVGSTWVAIFIMFAGIAKVYGLMDFIIDASQETQKSLKSGVVHIAVVGSMVMGSITGSAAANTATTGSFTIPMMKDQGIRKDFAAAIESVASTGGQMLPPVMGVAAFLMADMLGISYVRVIQAGILPAALFYFSVFIAVHLVLLKYGWTVPNTGKFDKSVLLSGIHFLVPLTVLAYTLAVMRLTPLGAGLYSTIALIGTVYVRNFMTDGLSLSVAAETTKQTIHGFRQGGVDVAPLVGVLASLGIVLSMVTQTGLTQKISAQMVGLAGGIFVFLLLIAAITSIMFGLGMPTPAAYILVVILVAPAMVGFGVREITAHMFVFYFAMLSAITPPVAIAVAIGSKIADASFLTSSKQALRIGAPGFVIPFAFVTNDSLLYWSFPETIVAACLVFVSIASLTVATTGFNGQRTISLPHRGLYLALSGVGMWGPLVIQGAAVVGIICLLAFENKRVEIARLGSKLGN, encoded by the coding sequence ATGCGAGAGATCGAGGAGGCGATCGACGATAGCGGGGAAACTGTAGCCGATCCTTCTGGGAAGGGGGGAAAACGCGTTTTGACCGATGAAATCGACGTAGTCAGTAGCCGACTGCAGCGATGGTTTGACCGGAGTAGTACGATCTGGAGAAGAAACGTTCGTCCCGTAATTACTCGAGCCAACCCAGTTGTTTGTCTCCTGCTCGCGATTGTTGCAGTGGGTGCGACCGCCTACGTCGAACACAACTTCGATCGATTGTTGAGCGACGCACCGATCATGGGCTGGTCACAGACGGACCTCCTTATCGGAGTCGTTATTATCCTTCTCGCGGTAGATGCAACGTATCGCGCGTACGGAAAGGCGATTGCAGCCGTCGTTGCGGGATCGTTATTGTACGCGACAACGATGATCGGGCCCCTTCTCCCAGGAGTATTCGGTCACAGCGGCCTTGGATGGGAGCAGATCAGCCGTAACGGTGCGATTGGATTATCCGGTGTCTATGGGTTTATCCTCACTGTCGGCTCGACGTGGGTCGCGATTTTCATTATGTTCGCCGGGATCGCAAAGGTGTACGGACTGATGGATTTCATTATCGACGCCTCACAGGAAACCCAGAAATCACTCAAAAGTGGCGTTGTCCATATCGCCGTCGTGGGGAGCATGGTGATGGGGTCGATCACGGGTAGTGCCGCGGCCAACACTGCGACGACGGGCAGCTTTACCATCCCGATGATGAAAGACCAGGGGATCAGGAAAGACTTCGCTGCCGCGATCGAGAGCGTCGCATCGACCGGTGGACAGATGCTTCCGCCAGTGATGGGAGTCGCAGCGTTTCTCATGGCGGACATGCTCGGCATATCATACGTTCGCGTGATTCAGGCTGGAATTCTCCCTGCAGCGTTGTTCTACTTCAGCGTCTTCATCGCTGTCCATCTAGTGTTACTCAAATACGGATGGACGGTCCCCAACACCGGAAAATTCGACAAGAGTGTCCTCCTGTCCGGTATTCACTTTCTGGTTCCGCTGACTGTGCTCGCGTATACGCTCGCCGTCATGCGTCTCACGCCGCTCGGAGCCGGGCTATACTCCACGATCGCATTAATCGGAACCGTCTATGTGAGAAACTTCATGACTGACGGGCTATCGCTATCCGTCGCTGCTGAAACGACGAAACAAACGATACACGGTTTCAGACAGGGGGGCGTCGACGTAGCCCCGTTAGTCGGCGTGTTGGCATCTCTCGGAATCGTGCTCAGCATGGTAACCCAGACGGGGCTCACGCAGAAGATCAGCGCCCAGATGGTCGGTCTCGCTGGTGGCATCTTCGTATTCCTTCTGCTCATCGCTGCGATTACCAGCATCATGTTCGGGCTGGGAATGCCCACACCGGCCGCCTATATTCTGGTCGTCATTCTCGTCGCGCCAGCGATGGTCGGCTTCGGCGTGAGAGAAATCACGGCGCATATGTTCGTCTTTTACTTCGCGATGCTTTCGGCGATCACACCCCCCGTGGCAATCGCAGTTGCGATCGGATCGAAGATCGCCGATGCGTCTTTCCTCACCTCGAGCAAACAGGCGCTCCGGATCGGTGCACCCGGATTCGTCATTCCGTTTGCGTTCGTGACGAACGACAGCCTCCTCTACTGGTCGTTCCCCGAAACGATCGTCGCTGCCTGCCTCGTTTTCGTGAGTATAGCGTCTCTCACGGTCGCAACGACCGGATTCAATGGACAGCGTACGATCTCCCTCCCGCACCGGGGACTCTACCTGGCCCTTTCCGGGGTCGGAATGTGGGGTCCATTGGTGATTCAGGGCGCTGCAGTAGTTGGTATTATCTGTCTCCTCGCGTTCGAAAATAAGCGCGTTGAAATCGCCCGACTGGGCTCGAAGCTGGGAAATTAA
- a CDS encoding 2-dehydropantoate 2-reductase N-terminal domain-containing protein, producing MLSDPSHGSNRNSSRRIWCRNKSCELSPRSVMQNDRWCPFAPITVLPAALNVLRSLGREQTLASKPLAIEGLVVGIAVIRTGALGCFFGGKLRAIGHDVWLLHHRQSAVDAMTRTGTISRFESTHRSSVLQDVRAERRIEIDGVERCTGQNRPRRAR from the coding sequence ATGCTCTCCGACCCGTCCCACGGCTCGAATAGAAATTCTTCTCGAAGAATATGGTGCAGGAATAAAAGTTGCGAACTGAGTCCTCGTTCCGTAATGCAGAACGATCGGTGGTGTCCGTTCGCGCCAATCACAGTTCTGCCCGCGGCGCTCAACGTACTTCGTTCTCTAGGGAGAGAGCAGACTCTGGCGAGTAAACCACTGGCAATCGAGGGGCTAGTCGTAGGGATCGCAGTCATCCGAACCGGTGCGCTCGGTTGTTTCTTCGGTGGGAAACTACGGGCCATCGGACACGACGTGTGGTTGCTCCACCACCGCCAGTCGGCCGTCGACGCGATGACCCGAACTGGGACGATCAGTCGATTCGAGTCGACTCACCGGTCCAGTGTGCTCCAGGACGTGCGCGCAGAGCGGAGAATCGAAATCGACGGAGTAGAACGGTGCACTGGTCAAAATCGCCCGCGAAGAGCACGTTGA
- a CDS encoding acyl-CoA dehydrogenase family protein: MAQLLSDAVTLTESQQLVQTSVRDVCSNFDHQYWRNQAEAGDYPREFVDTLVDHGWMGVLIPEAYGGAGMGTRETVVMMEEIAANGGGFSAAQAVHGGVYNSVPIVEYASEELKRDLLPRVADGEASIQAFGLTEPNAGSNSTAIETRAESDGDEYVINGQKIWTSRVDVSDYIVLVARTTPLEDVDKRTRGISMFLVDIDDAIEQGALEMEPIPKSASDFVHSFELWFDDLRVPAENLIGVEGEGFYQVLDGLNEERLVIAAECIGLGRLALERAVDYANEREVFDRPIGSNQAVQHPLAEAYARLQAAKQLTYNAADRAASDEDVDLGAYANAAKFLAADAAYEAADAAVQTHGGFGIATEYDVERYFREARLTRLVPITQQLALNYLGENVLGLPRSY, translated from the coding sequence ATGGCCCAACTCCTCAGCGACGCTGTCACGCTGACCGAAAGTCAGCAGTTGGTACAGACCAGCGTCCGCGACGTTTGTTCGAATTTCGACCACCAGTACTGGCGTAACCAGGCCGAAGCGGGCGATTATCCCCGAGAGTTCGTTGATACGCTTGTCGACCACGGATGGATGGGTGTCCTCATTCCCGAAGCGTACGGCGGTGCCGGAATGGGGACCCGGGAAACCGTCGTCATGATGGAGGAAATTGCCGCGAACGGCGGCGGATTCAGTGCCGCGCAGGCGGTCCACGGCGGCGTGTACAACTCCGTCCCCATCGTCGAGTACGCCAGTGAGGAACTGAAACGTGACCTGCTTCCCCGGGTCGCGGACGGCGAGGCGTCGATTCAGGCGTTCGGCCTGACCGAGCCGAACGCGGGCTCGAACTCGACGGCGATCGAAACGCGCGCGGAAAGCGACGGGGACGAGTACGTCATCAACGGCCAGAAGATCTGGACCTCCCGCGTCGACGTCTCCGACTACATCGTCCTCGTCGCGCGAACGACGCCGCTCGAGGACGTCGACAAACGAACGCGTGGAATTTCGATGTTCCTCGTCGACATCGATGACGCCATCGAGCAGGGGGCACTCGAGATGGAGCCGATCCCCAAGTCCGCCAGCGACTTCGTTCACTCGTTCGAACTCTGGTTCGACGACCTTCGCGTCCCCGCCGAGAACCTGATCGGCGTCGAGGGCGAGGGGTTCTATCAGGTGCTGGACGGCCTCAACGAGGAACGGCTCGTCATTGCCGCCGAGTGCATCGGGCTGGGTCGGCTGGCGCTCGAGCGGGCGGTCGACTATGCCAACGAGCGAGAGGTGTTCGACCGCCCGATCGGTTCGAATCAGGCGGTCCAGCACCCGCTCGCGGAGGCATACGCGCGGTTGCAGGCGGCCAAGCAACTGACGTACAACGCGGCCGACCGAGCGGCCTCAGACGAGGATGTCGATCTCGGCGCGTACGCGAACGCGGCGAAGTTCCTCGCGGCCGACGCGGCCTACGAGGCGGCCGACGCCGCGGTCCAGACCCACGGCGGATTCGGCATCGCGACGGAGTACGATGTCGAGCGTTACTTCCGCGAAGCCAGACTGACCCGGCTCGTGCCGATCACCCAGCAACTCGCCCTGAACTATCTCGGCGAGAACGTGCTCGGCCTGCCGCGCTCGTACTAA
- a CDS encoding MaoC family dehydratase: MTDHSETADDSEEPTDKRLVEGWHGRYYEDFTVGDVYKHPFGRTVTETDNVWMTNVTMNLNPMHFNEAYAAETEFGERLVNGLVVISTAVGMSVVDVSVNATANLGYDNIRHHSPVFHGDTLFAESEVLHKRELESRDHVGIVETELRAYNQHDDLVLSLERTPMVLKRAHADPSAAEPPGWPEGIGTQPEDL; the protein is encoded by the coding sequence ATGACGGACCACAGCGAGACAGCGGACGACAGCGAGGAACCGACAGACAAACGACTCGTCGAGGGCTGGCACGGCCGATACTACGAGGATTTCACGGTCGGTGATGTCTACAAGCATCCCTTCGGCCGGACCGTCACCGAGACGGACAACGTCTGGATGACGAACGTGACGATGAACCTCAACCCGATGCACTTCAACGAGGCTTACGCCGCCGAGACCGAGTTCGGCGAGCGACTCGTCAACGGTCTCGTCGTCATCTCGACGGCCGTCGGAATGAGCGTCGTCGACGTTTCGGTCAACGCCACTGCGAATCTCGGCTACGACAATATTCGTCACCACAGCCCCGTCTTCCACGGTGACACCCTCTTCGCCGAGAGCGAGGTCCTGCACAAGCGAGAACTCGAGTCCCGCGACCACGTCGGCATCGTGGAAACCGAACTCCGGGCGTACAACCAGCACGACGACCTCGTACTCAGCCTCGAGCGCACGCCGATGGTGCTGAAACGGGCACACGCCGATCCCTCTGCCGCGGAGCCGCCGGGCTGGCCGGAGGGGATCGGAACCCAGCCGGAGGACCTCTAA
- a CDS encoding CaiB/BaiF CoA-transferase family protein, giving the protein MFALDDITVLSLENGISAPLCTRMLGDFGAEVIKVERPDVGDVNRHWDSVVYGDSSAHAWVDRNKLSVELNLKNESGTAIFHELAEEADIVVQNSSPGVVERLGVGYDDIRQTTEDIIYLNISGYGRDGPYSDRKAYDMVMQGETGLIPMNGSPDAPAKIPLSVCDINAATYGTISTLLALFHRERTGEGQELDVTMFGGMLSWLGYFPHKYWHNDELPERIGMRHHLLTPYGPHETADEQYVNYAILSEAHWELLCEGVLERPDLLEDERFADNERRVENRDVLEPMIESLIAEESRDYWAERLTEAGIPWGDVNQLDEVLDHPQTEHLELVKELETEDGPVPYIDNPIDSDSLEFAAEPMPDLGEDTDDVLGALGYSDKEIELLRTEDVI; this is encoded by the coding sequence ATGTTCGCACTCGACGACATCACGGTTCTCAGCCTCGAGAACGGGATCAGCGCGCCGCTGTGCACCCGGATGCTGGGTGACTTCGGTGCCGAGGTGATCAAGGTCGAACGACCGGACGTGGGGGACGTAAACCGCCACTGGGATTCTGTCGTGTACGGTGATTCGTCCGCCCACGCGTGGGTCGATCGGAACAAACTGAGCGTCGAACTGAATCTCAAGAACGAGTCGGGGACCGCTATCTTCCACGAACTGGCCGAAGAGGCCGACATCGTCGTCCAGAACTCGTCGCCCGGCGTTGTCGAACGACTCGGCGTCGGGTACGACGACATCAGGCAGACTACCGAGGATATAATCTACCTGAACATCTCCGGCTACGGCCGGGACGGCCCCTACAGCGATCGGAAAGCCTACGATATGGTTATGCAGGGCGAGACCGGGCTGATTCCGATGAACGGCTCGCCGGACGCGCCGGCGAAGATTCCCCTGAGCGTCTGCGACATCAACGCCGCGACCTACGGAACGATCTCGACGCTCCTCGCGCTCTTCCACCGCGAACGCACCGGCGAGGGCCAGGAACTTGACGTCACGATGTTCGGCGGGATGCTCTCGTGGCTCGGCTACTTCCCGCACAAGTACTGGCACAACGACGAACTGCCCGAGCGGATCGGAATGCGCCACCACCTGCTGACACCCTACGGACCGCACGAGACGGCCGACGAGCAGTACGTCAACTACGCCATCCTCAGCGAGGCGCACTGGGAACTGCTCTGCGAGGGCGTCCTCGAGCGTCCCGACCTGCTCGAAGACGAGCGGTTCGCAGACAACGAACGCCGGGTCGAGAACCGCGACGTTCTCGAACCGATGATCGAGTCCCTCATCGCGGAGGAGTCCCGCGATTACTGGGCCGAACGGTTGACCGAGGCGGGTATTCCGTGGGGTGACGTGAACCAGCTCGACGAGGTGCTCGACCATCCGCAGACCGAGCATCTCGAACTGGTCAAAGAGCTCGAAACGGAGGACGGCCCGGTGCCGTACATCGACAATCCGATCGACTCCGACTCACTCGAGTTCGCGGCCGAGCCGATGCCCGATCTGGGCGAGGACACTGACGACGTGCTCGGGGCGCTGGGGTACTCGGACAAGGAGATTGAGCTGCTGCGTACGGAAGACGTAATTTAG